The following proteins come from a genomic window of Musa acuminata AAA Group cultivar baxijiao chromosome BXJ1-7, Cavendish_Baxijiao_AAA, whole genome shotgun sequence:
- the LOC135678810 gene encoding proline-rich receptor-like protein kinase PERK1 produces MSTSPPTSSPSTPPGSPPSATPSAPSPSASAAPPPTSPPPLATPPSSPPPSPSPPSASPPPSSASGSPPPPPAIPSASPPPPHSGRSSPSPPYPPPPKTQSTRSPPRPPSSSSSSISTPLVVGVAVGGVAILLLLSFMCVCCWKKKRQPPPPLPHYYGAPSPPPPGRKDERYGEYWQHNAPLPADHAVKLPPGPPPPFASRPPHSPGHLPPPPPPPMISSSGGSGSNYSGSEAPLPPPPPGVALGLSKGTFTYEELALATDGFSDANLLGQGGFGYVHRGVLPNGNEVAVKQLKTGSGQGEREFHAEVEIITRVHHKHLVSLVGYCISGGKRLLVYEYVPNNTLEFHLHGRGRPTMEWPTRLKIALGSAKGLAYLHEDCHPKIIHRDIKSANILLDYKFVPKVADFGLAKFASDNKTHVSTRVMGTFGYLAPEYASSGKLTDRSDVFSFGVMLLELITGRRPVDSSQSFMDDSLVDWARPLLTRAVEDGNYDALVDPKLGENFNPNEMAHMIACAAACLRHLARRRPRMGQIVRALEGDVSLEDLNEGNRPGHSRLYSSYGSSGSDSGRYNEVMKKFRKMALTAQEYASSEYNAPTSQYAQNPSASSGEDQHTQETEMGKKERPPWL; encoded by the exons ATGTCGACCTCGCCGCCGACCTCCTCCCCTTCAACCCCGCCAGGTTCCCCTCCGTCGGCCACCCCCTCCGCGCCTTCTCCGTCCGCTTCCGCCGCGCCGCCTCCGACCTCCCCACCGCCACTCGCCACCCCGCCCTCCTCGCCTCCTCCCTCTCCATCCCCTCCTTCGGCCTCGCCGCCTCCCTCCAGTGCTTCCGGCTCCCCTCCTCCCCCACCGGCGATCCCATCCGCCTCGCCCCCGCCGCCTCACTCAGGGCGATCGTCGCCCTCCCCGCCTTATCCTCCGCCACCCAAGACTCAGTCTACCCGGTCTCCGCCGCGGCCCCCATCGTCGTCGTCGAGCTCTATCTCGACTCCGCTTGTCGTTGGGGTAGCCGTGGGCGGGGTGGCGATCCTCCTGCTGCTCAGCTTTATGTGCGTCTGTTGTTGGAAAAAGAAGCgccagccgccgccgccgctgccacatTACTACGGAGCTCCCTCACCGCCTCCACCGGGAAGAAAAG ATGAGCGGTACGGCGAGTATTGGCAACATAATGCTCCGCTTCCAGCAGATCATGCTGTCAAACTACCCCCAGGACCTCCTCCACCATTCGCTTCGCGCCCTCCGCACTCTCCAGGCCATTTGCcccctccacctcctccaccTATGATAAGTAGCAGCGGTGGTTCTGGGTCCAATTACTCTGGGTCTGAGGCTCCACTGCCCCCACCACCTCCCGGCGTTGCCCTTGGCCTCTCAAAAGGCACCTTCACTTATGAAGAACTGGCTCTGGCAACAGATGGGTTCTCTGATGCTAATCTTCTCGGACAGGGTGGTTTCGGTTATGTTCATAGAGGAGTACTTCCAAATGGCAATGAAGTCGcggtcaagcaattgaaaacaggtAGCGGACAGGGTGAGCGTGAATTCCATGCAGAGGTCGAGATTATTACTCGTGTTCATCACAAGCATCTCGTTTCGTTGGTTGGATACTGTATTTCTGGAGGCAAGAGGCTGCTTGTTTATGAATATGTGCCTAATAATACATTGGAGTTCCATTTGCATG GGAGAGGTAGACCAACTATGGAATGGCCAACACGATTGAAAATTGCATTAGGTTCTGCAAAGGGTCTAGCATATCTTCATGAGGACT GCCACCCTAAAATTATTCACCGTGACATTAAGTCAGCCAACATCCTTCTTGATTATAAGTTTGTGCCAAAG GTCGCAGATTTTGGGCTTGCAAAGTTTGCTTCTGATAATAAAACCCATGTTTCAACAAGAGTTATGGGAACATTTGG ttacCTGGCACCTGAATATGCATCTTCGGGCAAACTCACTGACAGATCAGATGTCTTTTCATTTGGTGTCATGCTTCTGGAGCTAATCACCGGACGGCGACCTGTTGATTCATCCCAATCTTTCATGGATGATAGCTTAGTTGACTGG GCAAGGCCGTTGCTTACACGAGCTGTTGAGGATGGCAACTACGATGCCCTTGTTGATCCAAAGTTGGGAGAGAATTTTAACCCTAATGAGATGGCTCACATGATTGCCTGTGCAGCTGCATGTTTGCGTCACTTAGCACGGCGACGGCCAAGGATGGGCCAG ATCGTCCGTGCCTTAGAAGGAGATGTGTCTCTCGAAGATTTGAACGAGGGCAACAGACCAGGTCACAGCAGGTTGTACAGTTCGTATGGCAGCTCAGGCTCTGATTCTGGGCGGTATAACGAGGTTATGAAGAAGTTCAGAAAAATGGCATTGACGGCACAGGAATACGCCAGCAGCGAGTACAATGCACCGACCAGCCAGTATGCTCAGAATCCGTCAGCATCGAGTGGTGAAGATCAACACACACAGGAAACGGAGATGGGGAAGAAAGAAAGACCACCATGGTTATGA